A genomic stretch from Streptomyces venezuelae ATCC 10712 includes:
- a CDS encoding ALF repeat-containing protein codes for MHHTTRAARAVVAAALAGGLLAGAAPAWADGGTPETAPGTVATPAADPAADIAAEAAAEARARVERLAKSALPAEIRTSAWNALRSTRGDAAVTDWLAPGGGYDAAKQRLRDARSRNRAFCERVVRTHPVSFSPEVRAAAERALKGSDADRAAFVKTGYAAAELRDRSARDADAQHRVEVAAKERAFVLALVTEAPGEHVRTAAQWALRPGATDADVAEFFGYGWANGAMLDLEAHRLGAADAEVRRHHVLTGLVDRAAAVERALESAPDKEQARTDAVLAWRAVAEHADAAHLALLAQQESARVQAESWRSVMALAEGDGGELWKHITAPARARAAEWEQERVQAGETALFWQGMAARARASATRLTG; via the coding sequence ATGCACCACACCACCCGAGCCGCGCGTGCCGTGGTCGCCGCCGCTCTGGCGGGCGGCCTCCTCGCGGGCGCGGCCCCCGCGTGGGCCGACGGCGGCACCCCGGAAACGGCGCCCGGGACCGTCGCCACCCCTGCGGCCGACCCCGCCGCCGACATCGCGGCCGAGGCCGCGGCGGAGGCGCGGGCACGCGTGGAACGACTGGCGAAGTCCGCACTGCCCGCGGAGATCCGCACATCGGCGTGGAACGCGCTGCGCAGCACGCGCGGCGACGCGGCCGTCACCGACTGGCTTGCCCCGGGCGGCGGCTACGACGCCGCCAAGCAGCGCCTCCGCGACGCGCGCTCGCGCAACAGGGCGTTCTGCGAGCGGGTCGTACGGACCCACCCGGTGAGCTTCTCCCCGGAGGTACGGGCGGCCGCCGAGCGCGCGCTCAAGGGCAGCGACGCCGACCGCGCGGCCTTCGTCAAGACCGGCTACGCGGCGGCCGAGCTGCGCGACCGGTCCGCGCGCGACGCCGACGCGCAGCACCGCGTCGAAGTCGCCGCCAAGGAAAGGGCGTTCGTCCTGGCGCTGGTCACCGAGGCACCCGGTGAGCACGTGCGCACGGCGGCTCAGTGGGCACTCCGCCCCGGGGCCACCGACGCGGACGTGGCGGAGTTCTTCGGGTACGGCTGGGCCAACGGCGCGATGCTCGACCTGGAGGCGCACCGGCTGGGCGCGGCGGACGCGGAGGTGCGCCGCCACCATGTGCTGACCGGCCTCGTGGACCGGGCCGCCGCCGTCGAGCGTGCCCTGGAGTCCGCGCCCGACAAGGAGCAGGCCCGGACCGATGCCGTGCTGGCATGGCGGGCCGTGGCCGAGCACGCGGACGCGGCGCACCTGGCCTTGCTGGCGCAGCAGGAGTCCGCCCGTGTGCAGGCGGAGAGCTGGCGGAGCGTCATGGCGCTGGCCGAGGGCGACGGCGGGGAGCTGTGGAAGCACATCACCGCCCCGGCTCGGGCCCGCGCGGCGGAGTGGGAGCAGGAGCGGGTGCAGGCCGGCGAGACGGCCCTGTTCTGGCAGGGCATGGCGGCCAGGGCGCGCGCGAGCGCGACACGCCTCACGGGCTGA
- a CDS encoding AbfB domain-containing protein, with protein MNNPHHTPARTRMLLTSPLVTITALGALAGAAVPAGAAVPQPSTDVVARAAGIGTTDTQRVEAAAVVRLDPTADVLLLSDYDFIHALWQKANDAGEKLESVRTAAELAMVSTVPADHVTYIVTGIHTAYRLDQQRERDKAEAERVARLAKSQALLAIGIPSTPELLALNDDNFVRAVARHAASGPEVKAAALKALAGEAADWREFIVNGAREAHKRDVAKELEELEEQNRKEAERKKELAARTSTAALFRLTPTEAQLALSADNFIRELLRQAPADLRDGELYAEGQRAVLSSDPAVWKAYIHTGADAAYKRDDENRRKKIAAANRKLALQIQAAAANSGVNPNLVALAKKALAGTDEDVAAFLKEDNLQRARRQSFQPTDAKLAGWHVRRSTPDGDATFIAPVDAGSKQADREDATWVVVPSLAALPGCYSFESVRKPGHFLKGQPNLDVINAPDDRSNAFRTAASWCPVKGLSGTGTSFKWGVGPTVRYLQQIQGGLYAAQDYKNAPGNIAQSWTVTAPLAP; from the coding sequence ATGAACAATCCGCACCACACCCCCGCGCGCACCCGCATGCTCCTCACGAGCCCCCTGGTGACCATCACCGCGCTCGGCGCCCTCGCGGGCGCCGCCGTCCCCGCGGGCGCCGCCGTCCCGCAGCCCTCGACCGACGTCGTCGCCCGAGCCGCCGGCATCGGCACCACCGACACCCAGCGCGTCGAAGCCGCGGCCGTCGTCCGTCTCGACCCCACCGCCGACGTACTGCTGCTCAGCGACTACGACTTCATCCACGCGCTGTGGCAGAAGGCCAACGACGCCGGAGAGAAGCTGGAGTCCGTGCGGACGGCCGCCGAGCTGGCGATGGTCAGCACGGTGCCCGCGGACCACGTGACGTACATCGTCACCGGCATCCACACCGCGTACCGCCTGGACCAGCAGCGCGAGCGCGACAAGGCCGAGGCCGAGCGCGTCGCCCGGCTCGCCAAGTCCCAGGCGCTGCTCGCGATCGGCATCCCCAGCACGCCCGAGCTGCTGGCCCTGAACGACGACAACTTCGTCCGGGCCGTCGCCCGGCACGCCGCGTCGGGCCCCGAGGTGAAGGCCGCCGCGCTCAAGGCACTGGCCGGAGAGGCCGCCGACTGGCGGGAGTTCATCGTCAACGGCGCGCGCGAGGCCCACAAGCGCGACGTGGCCAAGGAACTGGAGGAACTGGAGGAGCAGAACCGCAAGGAGGCCGAGCGCAAGAAGGAGCTCGCCGCGCGAACCAGCACCGCCGCACTCTTTCGCCTCACCCCCACCGAAGCCCAACTCGCCCTCAGCGCCGACAACTTCATCCGTGAGCTGCTGCGCCAGGCCCCGGCCGATCTCAGGGACGGCGAGCTCTACGCCGAGGGCCAGCGCGCGGTGCTGAGCTCCGACCCGGCCGTCTGGAAGGCGTACATCCACACCGGCGCCGACGCCGCGTACAAGCGCGACGACGAGAACCGCCGCAAGAAGATCGCGGCCGCCAACCGCAAGCTCGCGCTCCAGATCCAGGCCGCGGCGGCGAACAGCGGCGTCAACCCGAACCTGGTCGCCCTCGCGAAGAAGGCGCTCGCCGGGACCGACGAGGACGTCGCCGCGTTCCTCAAGGAGGACAACCTCCAGCGCGCCCGCCGCCAGTCCTTCCAGCCCACCGACGCGAAGCTCGCGGGCTGGCACGTACGCCGCTCCACGCCGGACGGCGACGCCACCTTCATCGCCCCGGTCGACGCCGGCAGCAAGCAGGCCGACCGCGAGGACGCCACCTGGGTCGTCGTCCCCTCCCTGGCCGCCCTGCCCGGCTGCTACTCCTTCGAGTCCGTCCGCAAGCCCGGGCACTTCCTCAAGGGCCAGCCGAACCTCGACGTGATCAACGCCCCCGACGACCGCAGCAACGCCTTCCGCACGGCGGCCTCCTGGTGCCCGGTCAAGGGCCTCTCCGGCACCGGCACCTCCTTCAAGTGGGGCGTGGGCCCGACCGTCCGCTACCTCCAGCAGATCCAGGGCGGGCTGTACGCGGCCCAGGACTACAAGAACGCCCCCGGCAACATCGCGCAGAGCTGGACGGTCACCGCCCCGCTGGCGCCCTAG
- a CDS encoding RICIN domain-containing protein, with protein sequence MSRTVRFALTACLAVAALTSGSAAAQAGQPTSPAAQAAAPAAGTSALTARIQVKYRDKCLTIANGSLRQGAHAIEGTCDDTADHQVFTPVPHDKGGWQLVAKHSGRCVTHVASAKAEVVQNWCDDSAAQRWEMQFFDGSEKNLIRWHPMDAPEECLTLGGTQPGEEPAAYVMTCFNNVPSQEWRLRFVH encoded by the coding sequence ATGTCCCGTACCGTCAGATTCGCGCTGACCGCCTGCCTCGCCGTCGCCGCGCTCACGAGCGGCTCGGCCGCTGCCCAGGCCGGCCAGCCCACCTCTCCGGCGGCGCAGGCCGCGGCGCCCGCCGCGGGCACCTCCGCCCTCACCGCCCGGATCCAGGTGAAGTACCGCGACAAGTGCCTGACCATTGCGAACGGCAGTCTCCGTCAGGGCGCCCACGCCATCGAGGGCACCTGCGACGACACCGCGGACCACCAGGTCTTCACCCCCGTGCCGCACGACAAGGGCGGCTGGCAGCTCGTCGCCAAGCACAGCGGGCGGTGCGTGACGCACGTGGCCTCGGCCAAGGCCGAGGTCGTGCAGAACTGGTGCGACGATTCCGCCGCCCAGCGATGGGAGATGCAGTTCTTCGACGGCAGCGAGAAGAACCTGATCCGCTGGCACCCGATGGACGCTCCCGAGGAGTGTCTGACCCTGGGCGGCACCCAGCCCGGCGAGGAACCCGCCGCGTATGTCATGACCTGCTTCAACAACGTTCCCAGCCAGGAATGGCGTCTCCGTTTCGTCCACTGA
- a CDS encoding class I SAM-dependent methyltransferase — protein sequence MTDDSTAGSPAPAAPSPLDGYAGDPAVRAEWDGIYAERRQLWSGRPNGALVAEVAGLTPGRVLDVGCGEGADAVWLARGGWDVTALEVSGVALERAAGHARDAGVTVRWVHATLTDAALPPASFDLVSAQYPALLRTPDAAAERALTAAVAVGGVLLLVHHAGMDTRQPDEGGFDPADYVWPSMVTAHLGDDWVVEVDEQRARVAPEGGAGAHHTDDLVLRARRLR from the coding sequence ATGACCGACGACAGCACAGCGGGCTCGCCCGCGCCCGCCGCCCCCTCGCCCCTCGACGGATACGCCGGAGACCCCGCGGTACGGGCCGAATGGGACGGCATCTACGCCGAACGCCGACAGCTCTGGAGCGGCCGGCCCAACGGCGCCCTCGTGGCCGAGGTCGCCGGGCTCACTCCCGGACGTGTTCTCGACGTCGGCTGCGGAGAGGGCGCGGACGCCGTCTGGCTCGCCCGCGGCGGCTGGGACGTGACCGCGCTCGAAGTCTCGGGCGTGGCCCTGGAGCGGGCGGCCGGGCACGCGCGGGACGCGGGCGTCACCGTCCGCTGGGTCCACGCCACCCTGACGGACGCCGCACTCCCGCCGGCCTCGTTCGACCTGGTCTCCGCGCAGTACCCGGCCCTCCTGCGCACTCCGGACGCCGCCGCCGAACGCGCACTGACCGCGGCCGTCGCCGTCGGCGGCGTGCTGCTGCTCGTCCACCACGCGGGCATGGACACCCGGCAGCCGGACGAAGGCGGCTTCGACCCGGCCGACTACGTCTGGCCCTCGATGGTCACGGCCCACCTCGGCGACGACTGGGTGGTGGAGGTGGACGAGCAGCGCGCCCGCGTGGCACCGGAGGGCGGAGCGGGCGCGCACCACACGGACGACCTGGTGCTGCGCGCCCGCCGACTGCGCTGA
- a CDS encoding purine-cytosine permease family protein encodes MPVQHTPGERLSMETRTIEVIPDAERHGTPRSQFTLWFGANMQITAIVDGALAVVFGADALWAIPALLIGNVLGGIVMALHSAQGPRLGVPQMISSRAQFGVHGAVLPLLLVILMYLGFAATGSVLAGQALSEMLHIGNTNAGILVFGALTAVVAVTGYRLIHIAGRVATVVGVLGLGYLLVRLFTQYDVGAHLGTKGFDPATFLLAVGLGAGWQLTFGPYVADYSRYLPRDTSTRATFWSTFAGSVIGSQWAMTLGALTAAVAGKSFLGDQVGFLGDLAGPAVLAVLIYLVIVVGKLTVNCLNAYGGFMSILTTVTAFDGRSRISAAARAAYIVGFTAVSMVIALAASDDFLNNFKNFVLLILMVFTPWSAINLVDYYLVSRERVDIPALYDPEGRYGRWNVTALTCYVVGVAVQIPFLATKLYTGAITKRLDGADISWIVGLLVTAALYWVWVRRTADPPAETVHPAGTEPGGVAAPVG; translated from the coding sequence ATGCCGGTCCAGCACACCCCCGGGGAGCGACTCTCGATGGAGACACGCACCATCGAGGTCATCCCTGACGCCGAGCGCCACGGCACGCCGCGCAGCCAATTCACCCTCTGGTTCGGCGCCAACATGCAGATCACCGCGATCGTCGACGGCGCGCTGGCCGTCGTCTTCGGCGCCGACGCGCTGTGGGCGATACCCGCGCTGCTGATCGGGAACGTCCTCGGCGGCATCGTGATGGCGCTGCACTCCGCGCAGGGACCCCGACTCGGCGTCCCGCAGATGATCTCCAGCCGGGCCCAGTTCGGTGTCCACGGGGCGGTCCTGCCGCTGCTGCTGGTGATCCTCATGTACCTCGGCTTCGCCGCGACCGGCAGTGTCCTGGCCGGCCAGGCGCTGTCCGAGATGCTGCACATCGGCAACACGAACGCCGGCATCCTCGTCTTCGGCGCGCTGACCGCCGTGGTCGCGGTGACCGGCTACCGCCTCATCCACATCGCCGGCCGTGTCGCCACCGTCGTCGGCGTCCTCGGCCTCGGCTACCTGCTGGTGCGGCTGTTCACGCAGTACGACGTCGGCGCGCACCTCGGGACCAAGGGCTTTGACCCGGCGACCTTCCTGCTCGCCGTGGGGCTCGGCGCCGGATGGCAGCTGACCTTCGGCCCGTACGTCGCCGACTACTCGCGCTACCTGCCGCGCGACACGAGCACGCGTGCCACGTTCTGGTCGACGTTCGCCGGCTCCGTCATCGGCTCCCAGTGGGCCATGACGCTGGGGGCGCTCACCGCCGCCGTGGCCGGCAAGTCCTTCCTCGGCGACCAGGTGGGCTTCCTCGGCGACCTCGCCGGGCCCGCGGTCCTCGCCGTCCTGATCTACCTGGTGATCGTGGTCGGCAAGCTGACGGTCAACTGCCTCAACGCCTACGGCGGTTTCATGTCGATCCTGACCACCGTCACCGCCTTCGACGGCCGCTCGCGCATCTCGGCCGCCGCCCGCGCCGCCTACATCGTCGGGTTCACCGCGGTGTCGATGGTCATCGCACTGGCCGCAAGCGACGACTTCCTGAACAACTTCAAGAACTTCGTGCTCCTGATCCTGATGGTGTTCACGCCGTGGAGTGCGATCAACCTGGTCGACTACTACCTGGTCTCCCGCGAACGCGTCGACATCCCCGCCCTGTACGACCCGGAGGGCCGCTACGGCCGCTGGAACGTCACCGCGCTGACCTGTTACGTCGTGGGGGTCGCCGTCCAGATCCCGTTCCTGGCCACCAAGCTGTACACCGGCGCGATCACCAAGAGGCTCGACGGCGCCGACATCTCGTGGATCGTCGGGCTCCTGGTCACCGCGGCCCTGTACTGGGTGTGGGTGCGACGCACGGCCGACCCGCCGGCCGAGACCGTCCACCCGGCCGGCACCGAGCCCGGCGGCGTGGCGGCGCCCGTCGGCTGA
- a CDS encoding putative leader peptide, with translation MQPLRDRSVTRVQRRHVDLVRVASAVCRCI, from the coding sequence ATGCAGCCCCTCCGTGACCGCTCGGTCACCCGCGTCCAGCGCCGGCACGTGGACCTCGTCCGTGTCGCAAGCGCCGTCTGTCGCTGCATCTGA
- a CDS encoding sulfatase family protein — translation MSTPLSRRALGGVAAGAAAAAALGATAPAAQAAPAADLRERPFRAAHPRRHSRRPNILFILGDDLGWADLSSYGSPHIRTPHLDRLARGGVRFTDAYSGSATCSPTRFSLYTGRYPGRTKGGLAEPIADKSVGLEPTHPTLASLLRDSGYATALIGKWHCGYLPDYSPTRSGWDEFFGNFGGALEYYSKLGLGGEYDLYEGDAEYKDLRYYTRILTERAVDYVGRDHEKPWLLNLNFTTPHWPWIADGDKEASDEIVRRIKAGDRSALWHQDGGSVEKYKEMVEDLDRSIGQVLTALKRSGQEQDTLVFFASDNGGERFSYNWPLAGNKGSLQEGGIRVPSILRWPARIDGGQVSDLPVFTPDWTATLLDLAGARPHPAYPLDGTSLAGHLLRGADVPERDLFWRVRGERALRRGDWKYYRGKSGRDQLFRLSEDAREQADRAPLEPARLAELRAAWEGIDSGLLRY, via the coding sequence ATGTCCACGCCCCTGTCCCGCCGTGCCCTCGGCGGGGTCGCCGCCGGTGCCGCGGCCGCCGCCGCCCTCGGAGCCACCGCGCCCGCCGCACAGGCGGCCCCCGCGGCCGACCTGCGGGAGCGGCCCTTCCGGGCCGCGCACCCGCGCCGCCATTCCCGGCGGCCCAACATCCTGTTCATCCTGGGCGACGACCTCGGCTGGGCCGACCTCTCCTCGTACGGCTCCCCGCACATCCGCACCCCCCACCTGGACCGCCTCGCCCGCGGCGGCGTCCGCTTCACCGACGCCTACTCCGGCTCCGCGACCTGCTCCCCCACCCGCTTCAGCCTCTACACCGGCCGCTACCCGGGCCGGACGAAGGGCGGACTCGCCGAGCCGATCGCCGACAAGTCCGTCGGACTTGAGCCCACGCATCCGACGCTCGCCTCGCTCCTCCGGGACTCCGGCTACGCCACCGCCCTCATCGGCAAGTGGCACTGCGGCTACCTGCCCGACTACTCCCCCACCCGTTCCGGCTGGGACGAGTTCTTCGGCAACTTCGGCGGGGCGCTGGAGTACTACTCGAAGCTCGGTCTCGGCGGCGAGTACGACCTCTACGAGGGTGACGCCGAGTACAAGGACCTGCGCTACTACACCCGGATCCTCACCGAGCGGGCCGTCGACTACGTCGGCCGCGACCACGAGAAGCCCTGGCTGCTCAACCTGAACTTCACCACCCCGCACTGGCCTTGGATCGCCGACGGCGACAAGGAGGCGAGCGACGAGATCGTCCGCCGGATCAAGGCCGGCGACCGCTCCGCCCTGTGGCACCAGGACGGCGGCTCCGTCGAGAAGTACAAGGAGATGGTCGAGGACCTCGACCGCTCGATCGGGCAGGTCCTCACCGCCCTGAAGCGCTCCGGCCAGGAGCAGGACACGCTCGTCTTCTTCGCCAGCGACAACGGCGGCGAGCGCTTCTCGTACAACTGGCCGCTCGCCGGCAACAAGGGCTCGCTCCAGGAGGGCGGCATCCGCGTCCCCTCGATCCTGCGCTGGCCCGCCAGGATCGACGGCGGCCAGGTCAGCGACCTGCCGGTGTTCACGCCCGACTGGACGGCGACCCTGCTGGACCTGGCCGGAGCCCGCCCCCATCCCGCGTACCCCCTCGACGGGACCAGCCTCGCCGGACACCTGCTCCGCGGCGCCGACGTGCCCGAGCGGGACCTCTTCTGGCGGGTCAGGGGCGAGCGGGCACTGCGCCGCGGCGACTGGAAGTACTACCGGGGCAAGTCCGGCCGCGATCAGCTCTTCCGGCTCTCCGAGGACGCCCGCGAGCAGGCGGACCGGGCACCCCTCGAACCGGCGCGCCTCGCCGAGCTGCGGGCGGCCTGGGAAGGGATCGACTCCGGACTGCTCCGCTACTGA
- the lanL gene encoding class IV lanthionine synthetase LanL has protein sequence MTSRVTEVELEGLLREALHATGTGARWAVEADEMWCRVTPGAGTRRDQGWKLHLSATAASAPAVLEKALGVLLREESPFKFARSLDQVSALNSRATPLGSSGKFITVYPRSDAGAARLAHELHGATAGLAGPRILSDQPYAVNSLVHYRYGSFVGRRRLSDDGLLVWFIEDPDGNPVEDQRTGRYAPPPWAVCPFPATVPVVPRAAEGGQGADGSREARGAGAPVLLGGRFAVREAIRHTNKGGVYRGSDVRTGALVVIKEARPHVEADASGHDVRDWLRTEARTLERLRGTGLAPEPLALFEHGGHLFLAQQEVPGVALRTWVAEHFRDAGAERYRVDARAQVGRLVELVAAAHAHGCVLRDFTPGNVMVRPDGELRLIDLELAVLEGDAARPTRVGTPGFSAPERLTGAPVSPTGDYYSLGATACFVLAGKVPNLLPEEPATRAPEQRLAAWLSACAGPLRLPDGLAEMVLGLMKDAPAERWDPARAREALRRADRDDPVTGKPEDSKGSKGSQAGNVGDAVTVNVGGTVARPLAHPTPGTASAAGADDIAVGVDEAVAGIVDHLLDAMTPADERRLWPVSTMAGETDSCTVQQGAAGVLGVLTRYWELTGDDRLPELISTAGHWIAHRTDLSSTRPGLHFGGRGTAWALYDAGRAVDDDRLMAHATALALAPQQSTPHHDITHGTAGSGVAAVHFWHRTGDPRFAELVVDAADRLTAAGRRDRSGVGWPVPAEAASPEGGTGYLGFAHGTAGIGCFLLAAAAVSGRPEHLDLAVEAGEHLRDQAVLTGEAAHWPARSADPPTAAYWCHGAAGIGTFLVRLWQATGDDRFGELARRATHAVTERASRAALAQCHGLAGNGDFLLDMADATGDPVHRTAAEDLARLLLGERAHRRAQVVFPNEYGDVSTSWSDGSAGILAFLLRIRHADPRHWMVQRPVRAAAGLSPAH, from the coding sequence ATGACGAGCCGGGTTACGGAAGTCGAGCTGGAAGGACTGCTCCGCGAGGCGCTGCACGCCACGGGTACGGGCGCGCGCTGGGCGGTCGAAGCGGACGAGATGTGGTGCCGTGTCACGCCCGGGGCGGGGACACGGCGGGACCAGGGGTGGAAGCTCCACCTGTCGGCGACGGCCGCGTCCGCGCCGGCCGTCCTCGAGAAGGCCCTGGGGGTGTTGCTGCGGGAGGAGTCGCCGTTCAAGTTCGCCCGGTCGCTGGATCAGGTGAGCGCGCTCAACTCCCGCGCGACGCCCCTGGGAAGCTCGGGCAAGTTCATCACCGTCTACCCGCGCTCCGACGCCGGGGCGGCCCGGCTCGCCCACGAGCTGCACGGGGCCACGGCGGGTCTTGCCGGACCGCGGATCCTGTCCGACCAGCCGTACGCCGTGAACTCGCTGGTGCACTACCGGTACGGCTCGTTCGTCGGCCGGCGGCGGCTCTCGGACGACGGCCTGCTGGTGTGGTTCATCGAGGACCCCGACGGCAACCCCGTGGAGGACCAGCGCACCGGCCGGTACGCCCCGCCCCCTTGGGCGGTGTGCCCGTTCCCCGCCACGGTTCCCGTGGTGCCCCGTGCGGCGGAAGGGGGGCAAGGGGCGGACGGTTCGCGAGAGGCGCGAGGGGCAGGTGCTCCGGTACTGCTCGGTGGTCGTTTCGCGGTACGGGAGGCGATCCGGCACACCAACAAGGGCGGCGTCTACCGGGGCAGCGACGTCCGTACGGGCGCCCTCGTCGTGATCAAGGAGGCCCGGCCGCACGTGGAGGCCGACGCCTCCGGCCACGACGTGCGTGACTGGCTGCGCACCGAGGCCCGGACGCTGGAGCGGCTCAGGGGCACGGGACTGGCTCCGGAACCGCTGGCGCTGTTCGAGCACGGCGGGCACCTCTTCCTGGCCCAGCAGGAAGTGCCGGGCGTCGCCCTGCGCACCTGGGTCGCCGAGCACTTCCGCGACGCCGGGGCGGAGCGCTACCGCGTCGACGCGCGGGCGCAGGTCGGGCGCCTGGTGGAGCTGGTCGCGGCGGCGCACGCCCACGGCTGCGTCCTGCGGGACTTCACACCCGGCAACGTCATGGTCCGTCCGGACGGCGAGCTGCGCCTCATCGACCTCGAACTCGCCGTCCTGGAAGGCGACGCCGCCCGGCCGACCCGCGTGGGAACCCCCGGGTTCAGCGCCCCCGAGCGCCTGACCGGCGCGCCCGTCAGCCCGACGGGCGACTACTACAGCCTCGGTGCCACCGCGTGCTTCGTCCTGGCCGGGAAGGTACCGAACCTGCTGCCCGAGGAGCCCGCCACCAGGGCCCCGGAGCAGCGGCTCGCCGCATGGCTCAGCGCCTGCGCGGGGCCGCTTCGGCTGCCGGACGGCCTCGCGGAGATGGTCCTCGGGCTGATGAAGGACGCCCCCGCCGAGCGGTGGGACCCCGCCCGGGCGCGCGAGGCCCTGCGAAGGGCGGACCGCGACGACCCGGTCACCGGGAAGCCGGAGGACTCGAAGGGCTCGAAGGGCTCGCAGGCCGGGAACGTCGGCGACGCGGTCACCGTGAACGTCGGCGGCACGGTGGCCAGGCCCCTGGCCCACCCGACACCCGGGACCGCGAGCGCCGCCGGCGCCGACGACATCGCCGTCGGCGTGGACGAGGCCGTCGCCGGGATCGTGGACCATCTCCTCGACGCGATGACTCCGGCGGACGAGCGGCGGCTGTGGCCCGTGTCCACCATGGCCGGGGAGACCGACTCCTGCACGGTGCAGCAGGGCGCTGCCGGTGTCCTGGGCGTCCTCACGCGGTACTGGGAACTCACCGGTGACGACCGGCTGCCCGAGCTGATCTCCACCGCCGGCCACTGGATCGCGCACCGCACCGATCTCAGTTCCACCCGCCCCGGCCTGCACTTCGGCGGACGCGGAACGGCCTGGGCGCTGTACGACGCCGGGCGCGCCGTGGACGACGACCGGCTCATGGCGCACGCGACGGCCCTGGCCCTGGCCCCGCAGCAGTCGACGCCCCACCACGACATCACCCACGGCACCGCGGGGAGCGGGGTCGCCGCCGTCCACTTCTGGCACCGCACGGGTGATCCGCGCTTCGCCGAGCTGGTCGTCGACGCGGCCGACCGGCTGACCGCCGCGGGCCGGCGCGACCGCTCCGGGGTGGGCTGGCCGGTGCCCGCCGAAGCCGCCTCCCCGGAGGGCGGCACGGGCTATCTCGGCTTCGCCCACGGAACGGCCGGCATCGGCTGCTTCCTCCTCGCCGCCGCTGCCGTGTCCGGGCGCCCGGAGCACCTGGACCTCGCGGTGGAGGCGGGCGAGCACCTGCGGGACCAGGCCGTGCTCACCGGCGAGGCCGCCCATTGGCCCGCCCGGTCGGCGGACCCGCCCACGGCCGCGTACTGGTGTCACGGGGCGGCGGGCATCGGGACGTTCCTCGTCCGGCTGTGGCAGGCGACCGGGGACGACAGGTTCGGCGAGCTCGCCCGCCGCGCCACGCACGCCGTCACCGAGCGCGCCTCCCGCGCGGCCCTGGCCCAGTGCCACGGTCTGGCGGGCAACGGTGACTTCCTCCTCGACATGGCCGACGCCACGGGCGACCCGGTCCACCGGACCGCGGCCGAGGACCTGGCCCGGCTGCTCCTCGGCGAGCGGGCCCACCGCCGAGCCCAGGTGGTCTTCCCCAACGAGTACGGGGACGTCTCGACCAGCTGGAGCGACGGATCCGCCGGAATCCTGGCCTTCCTCCTGCGGATCCGGCACGCAGACCCCCGGCACTGGATGGTCCAGCGGCCGGTCCGAGCGGCAGCAGGACTGTCGCCGGCTCACTGA
- the venA gene encoding class IV lanthipeptide venezuelin yields the protein MENHDIELLAHLHALPETDPVGVDGAPFAATCECVGLLTLLNTVCIGISCA from the coding sequence ATGGAGAACCACGACATCGAACTGCTCGCCCACCTCCACGCCCTCCCGGAGACCGACCCCGTCGGCGTCGACGGGGCGCCGTTCGCGGCGACGTGTGAGTGCGTCGGCCTGCTGACGCTCCTCAACACGGTCTGTATCGGCATCAGCTGCGCGTAG